A DNA window from Ornithobacterium rhinotracheale DSM 15997 contains the following coding sequences:
- a CDS encoding type IX secretion system plug protein, translated as MIIICLLVQNATAWAQLKTIQLFNPQTNDHTPVVKIGENLIFSFDDLNQNYQNYDYKIVRYNRNWEPSAAFVSEFLEGAQRNRFRNYKSSFNTRVNYMHYEVKFPNADFSFKLSGNYGIQLLKSGSNEVLAEKRFYVVQPLADVGVSIERINNNKAKNQRMAVVVNSPSLDFFKSNDYDLFIMQNNNPKASKTLGNPTFTQSHQLIYKSFDTNFAGGAEFEFFDTKNIDIAGMTTQNILRDRVYNVFLYRVSYPEHRVYEDQPDLDGDYYIRNMATTPQNSAFEADYAEIHFFLEDFEPKGQENVCVVGAFNDFSCTDDSVLHFNSEFDVWETKILLKQGYYNYSFATRNEDQQMDYASVTGSFWETENKYSALLYIKPWGQRYDLLVGYGEGYSKPPYK; from the coding sequence ATGATAATCATTTGTCTTTTAGTTCAAAACGCCACAGCTTGGGCGCAACTAAAGACAATTCAACTCTTTAATCCCCAAACAAATGACCACACTCCCGTGGTGAAAATAGGAGAAAATCTGATTTTTTCTTTCGATGATTTAAACCAAAATTATCAAAACTACGATTATAAAATTGTTCGCTACAACCGAAATTGGGAACCAAGTGCTGCCTTTGTTTCTGAATTTTTGGAAGGAGCGCAACGCAATCGTTTTAGAAACTACAAAAGCTCCTTCAACACGCGAGTGAATTATATGCACTACGAAGTCAAATTTCCAAATGCCGATTTCAGTTTTAAACTGTCTGGAAATTACGGCATTCAACTGCTGAAATCTGGCAGCAATGAGGTGTTGGCAGAAAAGCGTTTCTATGTAGTGCAACCGCTTGCAGATGTGGGCGTTTCGATAGAGCGAATCAACAATAACAAAGCTAAAAACCAGCGTATGGCAGTGGTGGTAAATAGCCCTTCGCTAGACTTTTTTAAGTCTAATGACTACGACTTATTTATCATGCAAAACAACAATCCCAAAGCGAGCAAAACATTGGGCAATCCCACTTTTACGCAATCGCACCAATTAATCTATAAATCTTTTGACACTAATTTTGCAGGCGGTGCTGAGTTCGAATTTTTTGACACCAAAAATATAGACATCGCGGGCATGACGACTCAAAATATTTTAAGAGATCGTGTATATAATGTATTCTTGTACCGAGTTTCCTATCCCGAGCATCGGGTTTACGAAGATCAGCCAGATCTAGATGGCGATTATTATATTAGAAACATGGCAACAACGCCACAAAATTCAGCTTTTGAGGCAGATTATGCCGAAATCCATTTTTTTCTCGAAGATTTTGAACCCAAAGGGCAAGAAAATGTGTGCGTGGTAGGAGCCTTTAACGATTTTTCTTGCACAGATGATTCGGTATTGCACTTTAATTCTGAATTTGATGTTTGGGAAACCAAGATTTTGCTTAAACAGGGCTATTACAATTATAGTTTTGCTACCCGAAACGAAGACCAACAAATGGACTACGCTAGCGTTACGGGGTCTTTCTGGGAAACTGAAAATAAATACAGTGCCCTGCTCTACATCAAACCCTGGGGGCAACGCTACGATTTGCTTGTGGGCTATGGCGAGGGATATTCCAAGCCTCCTTATAAATAG
- a CDS encoding class I SAM-dependent methyltransferase, protein MQHLLGIAMKDYFENDLKTKVFTRTNLIDAEEFPVDYFFREIEEMPPLEQAALELAYGKVLDVGCGAGAHAMYLQNVPSVERVEAIDVSPEAISVCQARGIAHARVQDVMLCQGKYDTILLLMNGTGICGKLSNLLPFLKHLKTLLAPEGQILVDSSDLIYLFENEEGEFVVPQAEKYYGEVEFTINYNGETEELDWLYLSYDKLQQAAKKAKLQCEKIADGSHFDYLARLY, encoded by the coding sequence ATGCAGCATTTATTAGGCATAGCCATGAAAGATTATTTTGAAAATGATTTAAAAACCAAGGTGTTTACTCGGACCAATCTGATTGATGCAGAGGAGTTTCCAGTAGATTATTTCTTTAGAGAAATCGAAGAAATGCCTCCGCTGGAACAAGCCGCTCTGGAGTTGGCTTATGGCAAAGTGCTAGATGTGGGCTGTGGAGCAGGGGCGCATGCCATGTATTTGCAAAATGTGCCGAGTGTGGAGCGTGTAGAGGCAATAGATGTTTCGCCCGAAGCCATTTCGGTGTGCCAAGCGCGCGGAATTGCACATGCCCGCGTGCAAGATGTGATGTTGTGCCAAGGAAAATACGACACGATTTTGTTGCTGATGAACGGCACGGGAATTTGTGGGAAATTATCGAATTTGCTGCCTTTTTTAAAACATTTAAAAACGCTTTTAGCCCCAGAGGGGCAAATCTTGGTGGATTCTTCAGACTTAATTTATCTGTTTGAAAACGAAGAGGGAGAATTTGTAGTTCCGCAAGCCGAAAAGTACTATGGCGAAGTGGAATTCACTATAAACTATAACGGAGAAACCGAGGAATTAGACTGGTTGTATCTGTCTTATGATAAGTTGCAACAAGCCGCAAAAAAAGCCAAACTACAATGCGAAAAAATTGCAGATGGCTCTCATTTTGATTATTTAGCTCGGTTATACTAA